The proteins below are encoded in one region of Ostrea edulis chromosome 3, xbOstEdul1.1, whole genome shotgun sequence:
- the LOC125677051 gene encoding uncharacterized protein LOC125677051 isoform X6 — translation MACVNALVNLIHVLLICIPAFGSIQDLEPNSSQKNDSQCYGTVAPNTIYMQCDPNYTLVPKSLTVGTKKNSTCLSVVRNSTVSRNITYHNICCTHNESENCVLNHQDEDYTKLWKYIGLKASGYQNAFTEVAQIPHLICTDGYLENSTYNTVEYYCIPDSRTFLINHTFDIKNTKGETLYLQSPGYPRNTTSTGGNNHSCLVITNCTNTVTVYGLDYALSHRMRLHFKDLVSNRTLLVENDSNKYKITEIFSSDFSKLVISFHGDGGRSNGRFRVAFTVSGQSDLRLLCPYSVENFEECDTMTTSISGGMTTTSGNTHSSSNSASEGSAKPPYVNIRSTTDIQVNHTQSVTNNSQFYKSDKQQAKSDMMTYILASLSAVLVIAVIAITVYMCSPKKKKVKPNDQLPYDEEEVVHAKSSPPDDEYPTTLWNNPPGSLPPLEQAYHLEKDKRPQKGHQKKRKKKKKDNSEEELDETQTESVDKLSGNKTDVKVVRGKSSPPDDEFPTTFWNNPPRSPSSLEQTYHLEQEKRHKNGHKKNKKKKKRKKNETQTESVDNILKSNITVREKEENPSGSKTGEDVVREKSSPPHDEFLTTSRNNPPRSPSPLEQTYHLEQEKRPQKGQKKKKKKRKKKDDPEGEMNETQTESVDNVLKLNITVREKEENPSGSKTDELEIREDDDAENPRRKHKKKKKNKENFSEIQNHLNVTS, via the exons GTATCCCAGCATTTGGAAGTATTCAAGATTTGGAGCCCAATTCCAGTCAGAAGAACGATAGTCAGTGCTATGGAACGGTAGCACCCAACACGATATACATGCAATGTGATCCTAATTACACTCTAGTTCCTAAATCTCTAACAGTCGGGACGAAGAAGAACTCTACTTGTCTGTCAGTTGTCAGAAACTCGACCGTGTCGAGGAATATTACGTATCATAACATTTGTTGTACTCATAATGAATCTGAAAACTGTGTATTAAACCATCAGGACGAGGATTACACCAAATTGTGGAAATATATTGGACTAAAAGCTTCCGGATATCAAAATGCATTTACAGAAGTGGCACAAATTCCTCATCTTATTTGTACTGACGGTTATCTGGAAAATAGTACCTACAACACTGTGGAATACTATTGTATACCAG ATTCCAGGACGTTTCTCATTAATCATACTTTTGATATAAAGAACACGAAAGGAGAAACACTTTATCTGCAGTCACCGGGTTATCCCAGGAACACTACTTCTACTGGTGGTAACAACCACTCTTGTCTCGTAATCACCAACTGTACAAACACTGTTACCGTATATGGACTTGATTATGCTCTATCACATCGTATGAGactgcattttaaagatttggtATCAAATAGAACTTTATTAGTGGAAAATGATTCAAACAAGTACAAAATCACAGAAATATTCAGCAGCGATTTCTCAAAACTTGTGATCAGCTTTCATGGCGATGGTGGAAGAAGCAATGGGCGGTTTCGGGTAGCTTTTACAG TTTCTGGACAAAGTGATCTGCGTCTTTTGTGTCCATACTCTGTGGAAAATTTTGAGGAATGCGATACAATGACTACCTCAATCAGTGGAGGAATGACCACCACTTCCGGAAACACCCACTCATCATCAAATTCCGCATCAG AAGGATCGGCGAAACCACCATATGTCAACATCAGATCCACTACAGACATTCAAGTAAACCATACCCAGTCTGTCACAAATAACAGCCAGTTTTACAAATCAGACAAACAGCAGGCTAAATCGG ATATGATGACGTACATATTGGCGAGTCTCTCAGCTGTACTGGTAATAGCAGTCATAGCTATCACCGTTTACATGTGCTCCCCCAAAAAGAAGAAAGTAAAG CCGAATGATCAATTACCTTATGATGAAGAGGAAGTAGTCCATGCGAAGTCGTCTCCACCTGACGATGAATATCCGACAACTCTTTGGAATAATCCTCCTGGATCCCTTCCTCCTTTAGAACAGGCTTATCATTTAGAAAAAGACAAAAGACCCCAGAAAGGTCATCAGaagaaaaggaaaaagaaaaagaaggaCAACTCAGAAGAAGAATTAGACGAGACTCAAACCGAGTCTGTAGATAAACTTAGCGGAAATAAAACTGACGTGAAAGTAGTCCGTGGGAAGTCGTCTCCACCTGACGATGAATTTCCGACGACTTTTTGGAATAACCCCCCAAGATCCCCTTCTTCTTTAGAACAGACCTACCATTTAGAACAAGAAAAAAGACACAAGAACGGTCACAAGAagaataagaaaaagaaaaagcgAAAGAAAAATGAAACCCAAACCGAGTCTGTAGATAATATACTGAAATCTAATATAACCGTCAGAGAAAAAGAAGAGAACCCTAGCGGAAGTAAAACTGGGGAGGACGTAGTCCGTGAAAAGTCGTCTCCACCTCACGATGAATTTCTTACGACATCTCGGAATAACCCTCCAAGATCCCCTTCTCCTTTAGAACAGACCTACCATTTAGAACAAGAAAAAAGACCCCAGAAAGgtcaaaagaagaaaaagaaaaagcgAAAGAAAAAGGACGATCCAGAAGGTGAAATGAATGAAACCCAAACCGAGTCTGTAGATAATGTACTGAAATTGAACATAACCGTCAGAGAAAAAGAAGAGAATCCTAGCGGAAGTAAAACTGACGAACTGGAAATAAGGGAAGATGATGATGCAGAAAATCCAAGAAGAAAGcacaagaaaaagaagaaaaacaaagaaaatttcTCAGAGATACAAAATCATCTTAACGTCACATCATAA